From the genome of Streptomyces sp. V1I1, one region includes:
- a CDS encoding subtilase-type protease inhibitor: MRYILNTVAATATATALLLTGTAAAGAAQAQPMQTAQPAQAKSLYSPSALVLTIGKGEDAVTATVERAVTLNCAPRPDGTHPMPAAACMELRDVEGEFGALTEAPSTKRCTRQWAPVVVTAQGVWQGKRVAWSATFGNVCEMEGSLAEGTVFAF; the protein is encoded by the coding sequence ATGCGTTACATCCTCAACACAGTCGCCGCGACCGCCACGGCAACCGCCCTCCTGCTGACCGGCACGGCCGCAGCGGGCGCCGCACAGGCCCAGCCCATGCAAACTGCCCAGCCCGCCCAGGCGAAGAGCCTGTACTCCCCCTCCGCCCTCGTACTCACCATCGGCAAGGGCGAGGACGCGGTAACCGCCACCGTCGAGCGCGCCGTAACCCTGAACTGCGCCCCGCGCCCCGACGGCACCCATCCCATGCCCGCGGCCGCGTGTATGGAACTGCGGGACGTCGAGGGCGAGTTCGGCGCGCTGACCGAGGCCCCGTCGACGAAGAGGTGCACGCGCCAGTGGGCCCCGGTCGTGGTCACCGCCCAGGGCGTGTGGCAGGGCAAGCGTGTCGCGTGGTCGGCCACGTTCGGCAACGTGTGCGAGATGGAAGGCAGCCTGGCCGAGGGCACGGTCTTCGCCTTCTAA